A stretch of DNA from Ricinus communis isolate WT05 ecotype wild-type chromosome 4, ASM1957865v1, whole genome shotgun sequence:
gttgaagagaaggaggatttgaagaagatccCCTCGAGGCCATACCAACCTCCCATCCCATATCCTACAAAACTCAAGCACGATAAAGTTGATCAGCAATTCGGTAAatttttagatctttttaaacaattgcagattaacttgccttttgttGAAACTATTTTGCAGATGCCAAAGTATGCgaagtttttaaaagaaattctaagcAACGAGAGGAAGTTAGAGGATTTGGGATTGGTGACCTTGAATGCAGAATGCTCAGCAGTATTTTAGAGCTAGTTCCAGTCAAACGACGCGATCCAAGGAGTCTTACTATACCTTGTTTGAATGgggataaattgaaattgctagcattagctgatttgggagCTAGCATCAATTTGATGCCTAGTTCATTGTTTGAGGAGTTAGGACTAAGCACTTCTAAGCTAACTCCTACCAGGATGAGTATACAACTAGCAGACAGAACTGTTAAGTACCCGAAAGGGATTATAAAGGATGTGCTAGTTAAagttaacaaatttatatttcctgtggaTTTTGTTGTCATGGATATGAATGGTGAGAGTGATGTCCCATTGATCCTAGGTAGACCATTTTTAGCTACATCTAAAGCTTTGATAGATGTTAGTAGCGGAAAGCTGGAActtagggtagatgatgagagCATTACATTTGATTTGACTAAATCCTTGAGATACCCATATGAGCATGATGGTACTATctgtttgattaattttatcaatgatattGTGGAATCTCAATTGCAGGAAATAATgattgatgatcctttgcaagtggcaatgcaagaaaataaggataatttatccaatgaacaagtgttggagcagctaGAGCACTTATTAGCTGCTGATGTTAATGATGAAAAGACTGATGGTTTTGTTGATCTTGACAAGTCAGGAGTAAAGAAGCTGAAGCCTTCTTTGGAGGAGTCGCCCGttcttgagttgaaagagTTGCCAGCGCACTTAATGTATGCCTACCTAGATGAAGCAAAGCACTTACCGGTTATTATTTCCGCTCATCTCACACttgaggagagggagatggtGCTGTGTATTTTGAGAAGGTATGCAAAGGCATTTGCGTATAAGACGACTGACATACCAGTAATAAACCCGAGTTACTGCCTTCATAAGATTTTGATGGAGGATGAGTTTAAACCGGTGGTGCAGCCATAAAGGCGATGGAACCCTcatatgaaagaggtggttaaaaaggaggtaattaaacttcttgatgcaggtttaATTTACCCTATTTCTGACAGTGCTTGGGTGAGTCCTGTGCAGGTGGTTCCCAAGAAAGGGAGCATGACGGtggtgaaaaataaaaaggaggaGCTGATCCCTACACGAACGGTAACGGGCTTTCGGGTTTGCATAGACTACCAACGCTTGAATGACGTAACCTAAAAGGACCACTTTCCCCTTCCTTTTATCGATCAAATTCTTAAAAGGCTTTCAGGCCATAAGTATTATTGTTTCCTTGACGGTTTTTCTggttattttcagattccTATAGCACTAgaagaccaagagaagacgacATTCACTTGTCCTTATGGCACTTTTGCCTATAGGAGGATGCCGTTTGTCTTGTGTAATGCGCCTGCGACCTTTCAGCggtgtatgatggccattTTCCATGACATGATAGAGGAGTCGATGAAGGTCTTCATGGATGATTTCTCTGTATTCGGTAACTCCTTTTCCCATTGTTTGTAAAATTTGGAAAggatgttagctaggtgtattgAAGCTAACCTTGTGTTGAATTGggaaaaatatcattttatggTCCAAGAGGGTATAATCTTAGGACATAaagtgtcacatgcagggTTGAAAGTAGATAGAGCTAAAGTAGAAGTTATAAGTAAACTACCTCCCCCTACTTCGGTTAGGGTTGTTAGAAGTTTCTTAGGGCATGCAGGGTtctatagaaggttcattaaggacttttctaagattgctaggcctttaactcaattgctagtaaaagatataccttttgaatttgatgatgattgtttaagagtttttgagttattaaaggaaaaactaaCCACGGCTCCCATCATGGTTTCTCCTGATTAGGAGCTGCCCTTTGAGCTTAtatgcgatgctagtgattttgcagttggagctgttttaggcTAGCGCAAGGAGAAGAaattctagcctaattacTACGCTAGTAAGACGCTTACGGATGCCTAAGAACACTATACAACCACAGAGAAGGAGCTCCTAGTTGTCGTGTTCGCTTTTGACAAATTCCATTCCTACCTTGTGCTGTCAAAGACAATTGTTTACACGGATCATCCTGCtttaaggtatttattttcaaagcatgaTTCTAAGCCAAGATTGATTCGTTGGGTTCTTCTATTATAGGAATTTGACttggaaattaaggacaaacGAGGAGCTGAAAATCTTGCAGCAGACCATCTTTCTCGATTAGAGAACCCGCACTTGGAGGAGCTTAATGAGAAAGAGATCGATGACTTCTTTCCGGATGAGCACCTATGCTCAATGCAGGTGGCAAATGCTATtccttggttttctgattatgcAAATTATTTGGCTGCAAGGGTACTCCCAAAGGGTATGATGGgccagcaaaagaagaaattctttgctgacTTGAAGTATTACATTTGGGACGACCCCTTCttgtttagaatttgtgcAGATCAAATTATTAGGAGGTGTGTATATGGGGAggagatcattcaaattctcaAGCATTGTCATGAGGGATCGGTTGGTGGACACCAAGCCGCAAACCATACGGCTAGGAAGGTTATGGATGCTGGCTTTTATTTGCCGACTATCTTCCAGGATGCACGAGCATATGTCtaggtttgtgatgcatgccaaCGGTCAGGTAATATTTCTGCCCGAGATGAAATGCCCCAACATAGTATACAAGTGTTggaaatttttgatgtttggggcattgattttatgggtccttttccttcttcgtaTGGATGCAAGTATATAATAGTGgctgttgaatatttttctaaatggcCTGAGGCACAAGCCTTGCCTACTAATGATGCTAGGGTAGTTGTGAGGTTCCTTAAGAGACTATTCTCTAGGTTTGGAACACCTCGAGcattaattagtgatagggGAACCCATTTCTGTAATTCTCAACTTGAGAAAGTGCTTAAAAGATATGGAGTATCTCAACGATTCTCCACGccttatcacccacaaacgagtgggcaagtagaggttactaatagggggCTTAAGCACATTTTAGAGAAGACTGTAGGAGCCAGTATGAAAGATTAGACTACAAAGCTAGATGATGCTTTATGGACATTTAGAACTGCCTATAGGACTTCTACAGGGTTCACTCCCTTTAGGCTTGTGTATGGAAAAGGTTGTCATTTACCTGTGGAGCTAGAACATAAAGCGTTATAGGCACTTAAATCGTTTAACTTTGATTTGGATAGCGCAGGTAAACAAAGGCAGTGGCAAATAAATGAGCTAGAGGAGTGGCGTCAACAAGCCTATGAAAATTCAACAATCTACAAGGCGAAGACCAAACAATGGCATGACAAGCgattgaaaaatttgaaggAGTTTAACGTAGGAGATAGTGTGTTGTTATTTAACTCTCGTCCCCGTTTATTTCCAGGGAAGCTGAATAGTCGTTGGTCGGGGCCATTTACAGTGACGCAAGTCTTCCCTTATGGTGCGGTTGAAGTGCATCATCCGGAAAAGGGAAATTTCAAGGTTAATGG
This window harbors:
- the LOC112535117 gene encoding uncharacterized protein LOC112535117, whose product is MLSSILELVPVKRRDPRSLTIPCLNGDKLKLLALADLGASINLMPSSLFEELGLSTSKLTPTRMSIQLADRTVKYPKGIIKDVLVKVNKFIFPVDFVVMDMNGESDVPLILGRPFLATSKALIDVSSGKLELRVDDESITFDLTKSLRYPYEHDGTICLINFINDIVESQLQEIMIDDPLQVAMQENKDNLSNEQVLEQLEHLLAADVNDEKTDGFVDLDKSGVKKLKPSLEESPVLELKELPAHLMYAYLDEAKHLPVIISAHLTLEEREMVLCILRRYAKAFAYKTTDIPVINPSYCLHKILMEDEFKPVVQP